GaatcagaggctgagtctgatgAGCCAGAAAAAGAAGACATTGTCCCCTCTGAACAAGAAGCCGAATCTGACTCAAACCAAATTTCATCTCCTTTGACATCCAAAGCTAAAGGGAAGAAACCTATTTATGGTTCTACACCTTCTCCAAAACGTTCAGGTGTAAATTTTAAACCTTATTCTTCCATTTTTTGCTATAATGATAATGCACGTGATATGGTTCTATATGCTCAAAGGAAATTTATCATAGAAAGAAATTATGTCTTAAGTGATCATCGTCCTTTTGGTGTGCTAACAATGCTTCAAGATCGACAATGGACTGGTTCTTTGGTTAAATTTTCtggttttgtggatagaatagtcaaggaattctatgccaatcttACTAATGAAATTATTGAACCTTCATCTCCTCTATATAATAAAGTGTTTGTTAGGGGCCAttggttctctttttctcctcaaGACATTGCTCTTGCTTTGCATCTTCCCCTTGCTTTCGAGGATGATGTTGATGGTGCCTCTCTTGACAAGGACATGGTTATCACTGAATTGGTAGGTCAAAAAATGGTATGGCCATCTAATACAGTCATCTCGGTCTCCAATCTCACCTACACTTATGCTGTTCTCCATAAGTTTGCCACAACAAATTGGAAGCCCACTTCTCACACTGCCACTATCTCTTTTGATATGGCATCATTTTTGTACAAGGTGGGGACTGGTCTTGGTATAAATTTGGCTTCGGTTATTCATGATCAAATCATTGGGTTTCGCAAAGGTAACAGGAAAAACTTGAATCTTCATTTTCCTTaagttatttataaagtgttgagtaTGCAGAAAAAAGATCTCCAACGTGATTAAGAAGACTTGGTGGCACACTACTGCTGCTTCCTACAAGGCCTCTGCCCCTCCTTCTGAAGCCACTGCTGCTCCGTCCTCCAAGAAAGTCAAGCCCCAATCTCTGAAGATTGCCTCGGATGACATTCCTCATGCCCCATCCTCTGTTGCCACAGATTCAGGACTTGTTGCAACAGAAATAGTTACTGTTCGAGCCTCTGTTGATTCTTTGACTGCTCGAGTGATGTCAATTGAAGGACTGCAACGTTCTGTGTTGGAGGCTGTTCAATCTCTGTCCAAAGATCcagttgtttagttttattttagtttttgtccATTAAACATTGATACtcttttttgttttatggttctttggcttctttgaaagacacaaagggggagagtagaTACTTTCCAAAAACCtgtttgtttgttgttttgtttaactctggaccttcttattttgagggggagttaagtcCAGTTTCTTTAcatgtttgttataagttaatgcatgtttgcagggggagttcttttctttacttatcactaacatttgtgttgcaggtttttgaattaattttgtctatcaaattgccaaagggggagattgtaaaatcatttattggcatttttgacaataatgacaaaattaattaaaagggtattttcgaaattagtagtttcctgttttgtaaaTATTTTGGTACATTTCGAAAATagttagtttcctgttttgtgtGATATAAAttagattattctatatatgattataaaataaatatataatttcctataaaagaatatcttttatTGAAATGGgtttatatggaaattattagtatttattttcatttatctgatttggttgcccagaaatcgtgtacagcttgcaataataaatgatatattgtttccttatttatttaaggaaactgggttgaaaaactgtccaggttcaatgaatctgtttgaacggattgccagtctgtttgaacagattctgactttcctgttttggaagattttccatttattgcctgtttgatttctgatttgttttccacgacctaaagagattctaaaaagtatataatcatccttaggtcgctggttttttattatctctcttggtgtattattttccaaatatttttcaagttttagagagactttttattatgtgaagaacttgagtccagcaagttcttagtggtttattacagtgtacttctgtattgttttctttgtgttaattgtgcaggttgaacacacttggaccttggtcatcaagcttcgggagaagtcttgttcgtgagtcactttttgggaggaaaagtgcaagtgttatgatttgaagggagttcaagatcttagcacttcagaaatttgattaggagtttagattacaacagttgcgacaaattcaataGGGaatctttatttgtataagtcaatttggttttgtaatcatttagatattattctaataaatttcattctctgggcgtgtcctcgtggactagtagcaatctgcaaagattgctgataccacataaaaattcgtgtgttctttactttatgttcgtttttatcttctggtcacaaactgtttaaacatatctggtttctgttcaaacagtctttgtatctgtttaaacatttctgtaacagttcaacaattaattatttaatttaaataattaagttggtaatcataaaaaacggaatttcaattatgttccatttatatattataatcgTCACATATATTTCAATATTTACGACGATATTCCATGGAGCTTACACAACACAAGGATATTGGTGGAGCCTTAACCTTTCTCTCGTAGTCTGACCACGAGCATCTGGATTCAGTTGAGTTGAATTGAAATTTATTttactcatctttttttttttaaaatgtaactTATATGATGTATGCAATAGTGTGGAAATGATACATTTGCAAGCATGTGAATcactaaacaaaaatatattttaagtagAATAAATAGGATTTTCGCCCCCAAATTATTGCCACTGTCATATCGTGTCCTTTGAATATTTCGCATTGTTAAAAATTTCCCCCGAATTATACACGTTATTGAGTTGtgggacttctgttagatttcaaTGTGGCTAACGGAGAGCAGATTTAGCATTTTGGGTACTCACGTGGCAGTATCACGTCACTGCTACGtgtataattcaaatttaaaaattaattttaaagattaaaaaaacaaaatattaattcaaaaattatgtaatctattttcttattaaaaaaatatatatatttttacttcttttttctttcctttttctttttcctttctacTCGACTCctcaacttcgacttctccttcATCATCTTCTACGTTTTCTTTTTCAGGTATTCATGTTTTGTGAGGTTTGGGGTCAGCGATGACGGGGTTGGGGCCGCGGTGACGTGGTTGGAGAGTTGGATTGCGGTGTTGGGGTTGGGGACTACGAGCTTGATCTGTGAGGTTTTGGGTTGGCGACGATGAGGTTGCGGTCGTGGACCGCGGGGTTGGGGTCGAGGCTTGCAGAGGTCGAAAGTGAAGGTGCTGGGGTTGGGGATGAGTTCATATATGCATTTTTTTTCTTGGCCATTTAAATCTATGCTTTAGTTTTGTGTTTAGGTTTTGCTTGTAAATAATGATGTTAAATTTATTTGAGATAAAAAGTTTGGAATTGATTTGGGAAAGTGAAGAAGATATAGCAATGGAGTGTATGTAGGGGTTTGATTTAGATTGAGATAATGATTAACAATGGGTGGGTATTAGGATGACGGAGAAGAATTGTGAGAACTAaggatttagaaagaaaaaaaatggttcttttaattgttgttttttttataatttaattaagctTTTTTTTAAATACAACTAATACACTAactttattttgaaaatttaataactttataactataattatttattaattgattttatttaaataaaatcttttttatttattttatattttgtttaattttaaaattataaatttttagtatttattttgtttttttaatctttaaaatgatttttttaattaattttaaatttgaattatacaCGTGGCAGTGCCATGTCAGTACCCAAAATGTCAAATCTGTTCTCCGTTAGCCACATATGATGAAATCTAACAAAAATCTCACAACTCAGTAATGTACATAGTTGGGGAATAATTTTTAATAACGCGAAATATTCAGGAAGCACGATGTGACAGTGGTAatagtttgggggggggggggcaaaactCCTATTTATTCTTTTAAGTATTAGGTATAAGCAACATACAAtgtttacttaattttatttagaaaatgtattaatttatttttattatatttctttCATTGTAcaatgtttgcttagttttatttagaaaatgtattaatttattttcattatatttatttcattgtcatataaattttaaataaataacataaacatattagaaaaaattaaaccaaattagATACatacttttttatatataaagatatggtgtattctaattttaaaattaaatttttttttagaaaaaatatctacgaatttcaatataataaaatattaaaaaattctaaattaaaactatgaatttaaaaagtttatttgatcaaattttaattatttaatttaaaaaaaattaaagccaacaaaaaattatatattatttaattaatggttagagcaattaaaataaataatttatcattaaaaaactaaatagcaaaataaaaatatatatatgtttggatgaacaaaatatgttaaatgataaaataaatcattaataaaataaagaaaaaagtttaagcacataaatatttttcggttatagttttgaaaacataattgatagagtaatttatatacttttatatgaaattttaaaatatgtgatgagaaattattatgactgatttattacttattatttaattttttaatttatttaattaccttatttagataattttattatttttttaatatatttactttatttagataactttaaaattaatagtgttagaaaataataaaaaaatgttaaatctaacGGAAACAATGGTGCTGTTTgataacatttaaaaaatagttctttatttaattaattaaaattttgacaattaaatataaaatagtgtttggtaactctatttttatttattatttttaaaaattttaattaaaattcattaaattttgaaaatagaatttttttactttcaaaatatttttaattagttttcgaattttcatttcatttttttcttctcttcttcaaatcaacacctcattttgtattgttaaacaaaaaataaaaataaaagttatcaaacacatttcttattttttgtttttaaaaacaaaaaacaaaaatagttagcaaacatatttttattttttaaaaataaagaaataaaaataaaaataatatttctatctttatatttaaaaaattcaaaaatgaaatttttatatttaaaaaattcaaaaataaaatttttatatttaaaaaattcaaaaataaaatttttaccaaacacaactaatatatgtatataaaaaaaaagaggaatcATGTTGTCTAACATACATGGCCAATAGTGTACTACAGAAAGAACATCTAGTTTGAAAAATAGTCGCATGTTAAAATAGACGTTCCATATATAAAAAATGTTTATGTGTTTTATCCAATTATCTGTTTTGAtcatgtattttgataaattattttttggaccttatgttttgtaaaatggttcaaacaGAACTCTAAACCTGATTTTTGTCAAaattttctcaactgaaatcataaataatttaccaaTCTAACAAttgagaacaaaaataaaatcattctgcttaaaaactgtgttgttatatttaattttttctttatcaaaattgagtttaggagtctctttgaactattttaaaaaatataaaatctaaaaataaattttttaaaatataaaatccaAACGTGTAAGGAGAAAAAAcacataatctaaaaaaaaaaaatacaaaccggTTTAAATTTCTTCGATACCACACTATGCGAATTGTGAAACCAGAGGATAAAATGGCTTTATGAATTTAGTAAGGAGTAACTTATTtgacttttttcttcttcttattatttgGACTACTTTATATTTGTGTATATATAATCACTCATGAGAAGTCAAGCCAAACTTAGATGTTTATATAATATCTTAAGCGGATTCTACCCAGGAAACTATTAATTAATCGTCTGTTCTATATGGTGGGATTTATCATACACTGCAACATAATTGGGGATTATCGGCGAAAGGGCCTGtcggtaaaaaaaaaaaaaaaaaaaagggaatatGCCTCTAGAGATTATTACCAGCGAGACACCGCAGGCAATGGACCGTCGTTAATAATTAGTcggtattaaatattattatcaggAGACTGACACCTTGCCgataataatatattaatacTGGTGGATTATTAAGGATGGGCCTCGCCGGTGTACAAGTAGTCGGACATCGTATCTGACTCATTTAATACCGACGGGTCCTGCCTCTATTAATCTACCGgtaatgaattaattattttaaaaaaaataaatattaaaatatattcatttgaatttatttaaaaataaataaatatataataattttttaaagataataaaatttaacataaattaaaattaatattaataacacaattaatatccatcaaacaaaattacatataaactaatgataaaataaacataataaaatatcaattgtcttaatttaatGAAAAAACGTAAACTAATTATCTTTGTTTGGATCGGGCCAATTAGGAGAGAAATATTCATTAACATTCAGGTCAATATCTTTATCACTGTTACGAGACTGCGAcaatggtggtgaagcaaactgtggtgctGGTGGTGAAAGGTAATAAGCTGGTAGAGACTGCTGCGAAGATGATCCAAACGAGTCTACAAATTGTCAAGTCTGTGGTCGTGCCTAGGGAGACTGATGCAATAAACTCTCAAACTAACCATACCTCTGCTGCGGTTGCTGCGAAGAACTCACAAACTGACCATACCTAGGCTACTGCGATGATTCTCCAAACTCACGATGCCTAGGATATGATGTCTGAGACCCTCTAGGAACGTTAGGGTAATAAAGAGAAGGGGACTGGGAGGAGCGTCCATACATGTACTGAAATTGTTGTGATGTGCCTCCATACATGTTAGGAGAATTCTATTGAGGTGGatgaaaatgttgttgttgtggcatcgacctagaaggtggactttgagaagatataccaacttcaggttgtgatggtaaataCTGCTGCAGAAGGCTGTCAAACCGTGAGTCATAAAGAGAACTGGTATGCTGAGGGTTACCAGATGGACATTGTTCAGATCTTACCATCTGGAGCTCATCACACATTGCCTTCATCATCTCCGCCACAGTAGCCATGTCTTCTTGGGGCGTATGAGCAGGCGGGGCTTGGggctaatgtaatgacccaactactctagacttttggaccattaacaaaaactatacataaacactaatccttaataaatctttacaagtgaaaagaccataactttattaagaaacttgtaaaaaataaaagttaaaccttacataaaatatcaagtaggatatgggatcccattgttttaaaatcaaaacatgacataattaaaaagagatttacataataaaatgcggaaaaatacatgtaaaaaccataagaaacaaaactacatcctcgaatcgaaacgctcggctcttgaatccattccgcctcaatacacattctccaagcttccaagaacctttcccgccactaagactatttcctgcacatataaacaaaaaaggagtgagcctaatgcccagcaaggaaaaatctaacacatagtccatatacataaatttaataaaaacataaaaacataacataacacttatatcacatacatactataatgaccattattacttagggtcccatagactaaacaagtcatatgcccattagattagtggggtcttgctagctaagcaagtcatatgcccacaatctatttggggcttgctagtcatataggtcatatgcccaagcctacaaacatactcaatcataacatatttcataacataaaaaaacataagataacatataaaagcatataacacataaatcctatcctattttccttaccataattaccgggatatgaggacagagttgggactttggaacactcctaaaaaccatttgtaacagactgagtactttgaagaaaagaaatgaaaggaatgggaggGCTATAttattgagaatatacttaccaaaaccttatgtgcaagttcttagatttcctaatcaaaataaagaataaggttagaaggctgagtagaagactatgagaacttaaataaaataataataccaatgaactagagtgtggaaataccttgaagatttgtaagaccaatctaaaccttgaaccgaaatgcttataaaaccttacttcccaagtgtttgataagcttatgatgatcaagcttatgattcccaacccaagtgtttacactctcacactcacctagcaacttgcagcctctgaacttagagtaatagatgaataaatggctgggtactaggtcctatttatagagtttaggaatgaagagatcttcatttaacttgaataaaaataatggctttttaagtgaaaataatttgaattatcgttcagcagaggctgaagactcgttcaaaaatgtgctggacttatcaagaggttgaaggtttgaatgggaaacgactttgaaaactttcaaaatgtgctgagaggggcgatatatcgcctgggccagtatgcctgaggcaatcgtgcaacgtttcgtatttttcgtatcttcgtgctgcgatatatcgcccctatagctgcgatatatcggcatacgctgattatttaaacacgaaattacacatttttagctt
The genomic region above belongs to Humulus lupulus chromosome 1, drHumLupu1.1, whole genome shotgun sequence and contains:
- the LOC133794141 gene encoding uncharacterized protein LOC133794141: MVRTRGASSKKILVSQSRKVPSPSPPPSVSTALPSVPAAATTVGKFYKSKARKKVFSLSHEHPMVFPDISADIDNVAPPSEVVVPSRAKDHSPLPFDSSLEARAKSKFVSSSSKAAAARLLKLPLKPSQSKKNYVTPKRKLGLDASLSPLSAAKKKLKAHPPSLSSSESDPEEEKSESEATHDTTLSDETVPDNAESEAESDEPEKEDIVPSEQEAESDSNQISSPLTSKAKGKKPIYGSTPSPKRSGVNFKPYSSIFCYNDNARDMVLYAQRKFIIERNYVLSDHRPFGVLTMLQDRQWTGSLVKFSGFVDRIVKEFYANLTNEIIEPSSPLYNKVFVRGHWFSFSPQDIALALHLPLAFEDDVDGASLDKDMVITELVGQKMVWPSNTVISVSNLTYTYAVLHKFATTNWKPTSHTATISFDMASFLYKVGTGLGINLASVIHDQIIGKKISNVIKKTWWHTTAASYKASAPPSEATAAPSSKKVKPQSLKIASDDIPHAPSSVATDSGLVATEIVTVRASVDSLTARVMSIEGLQRSVLEAVQSLSKDPVV